Proteins from a single region of Actinomycetota bacterium:
- a CDS encoding trypsin-like peptidase domain-containing protein encodes MSIRDGLEPSRSQDSDTQTQPLPRDPRPETAPDQPAGTPVDPQPLPPAASQPGPADEAWPSSWGQAPSSWDASPAPADAAAWTQPKAAQGPSWTQQPTPAAQPRDPEPRPDQPQADWGQGGSGGGYPTVPAWGSRPADAGSPSGRRPSRWVAGAVAGVVLLAAGFGISRALDDDATPSGAGIPTAAPASGTPVPSGSASGQEPAAVVAKALLPTVVEIRRDNGAGSGFVYDENGYIMTAAHVIQGVDQVEVRLYDGTELQGEVVGTDERNDVGVVKVDRTGLRAAPLGIGQDLQVGQLAIAIGSPFGLNETVTAGIVSSTDRVLEDGREVIQTDAPINPGNSGGVLADRQGRVIGINSAIRPGANSNGNVGIGFAVPIDIAAKSAAAIVKGEQLQIGYLGVTPSLTTGGRDGALIQEVAPGSPAANAGIQPGDLVASIDGKAIENYSEMIAAIRNHQPGDKITLGIVQGGNETTITATLTERPAG; translated from the coding sequence ATGTCCATTCGCGACGGCCTGGAGCCATCGCGCTCCCAGGACTCCGACACCCAGACCCAACCTCTTCCCCGCGACCCCCGCCCCGAGACCGCCCCCGACCAGCCCGCCGGCACCCCCGTGGACCCGCAGCCCCTACCGCCCGCGGCGTCGCAGCCCGGACCGGCCGACGAGGCCTGGCCGTCGTCCTGGGGCCAGGCGCCGTCGTCCTGGGATGCGTCCCCGGCCCCCGCCGACGCCGCCGCCTGGACCCAGCCCAAGGCCGCCCAGGGACCGTCCTGGACCCAGCAGCCCACCCCGGCCGCCCAGCCCAGGGACCCCGAGCCCCGGCCCGACCAGCCCCAGGCCGACTGGGGCCAGGGCGGCAGCGGCGGCGGGTACCCGACCGTCCCCGCCTGGGGCTCGCGACCGGCCGACGCCGGCTCGCCCAGCGGCCGCCGCCCGTCCCGCTGGGTGGCTGGCGCCGTGGCCGGTGTGGTCCTGCTCGCCGCCGGCTTCGGGATCAGCCGGGCGCTCGACGACGACGCCACCCCGTCGGGCGCCGGCATCCCGACCGCGGCCCCCGCGTCCGGGACTCCCGTCCCCTCGGGCTCGGCCTCGGGCCAGGAGCCGGCCGCCGTCGTGGCCAAGGCCCTGCTTCCCACCGTGGTCGAGATCCGTCGCGACAACGGCGCCGGCTCCGGCTTCGTCTACGACGAGAACGGCTACATCATGACCGCCGCCCACGTCATCCAGGGCGTCGACCAGGTCGAGGTCCGGCTCTACGACGGCACCGAGCTGCAGGGCGAGGTCGTCGGCACCGACGAGCGCAACGACGTCGGCGTGGTCAAGGTCGACCGCACCGGTCTCAGGGCGGCGCCGCTCGGCATCGGCCAGGACCTCCAGGTCGGCCAGCTCGCGATCGCCATCGGCAGTCCCTTCGGCCTCAACGAGACCGTGACCGCCGGCATCGTCAGCTCCACCGACCGCGTCCTTGAGGACGGCCGCGAGGTCATCCAGACCGACGCCCCGATCAACCCGGGCAACTCCGGTGGCGTGCTCGCCGACCGGCAGGGCCGCGTCATCGGCATCAACAGCGCCATCCGCCCCGGCGCCAACTCCAACGGCAACGTCGGCATCGGCTTCGCCGTCCCGATCGACATCGCCGCCAAGTCGGCCGCGGCCATCGTCAAGGGCGAGCAGCTCCAGATCGGCTACCTCGGCGTGACGCCGTCGCTCACCACCGGCGGCCGCGACGGCGCCCTCATCCAGGAGGTCGCGCCCGGCAGCCCGGCGGCGAATGCCGGCATCCAGCCCGGCGACCTGGTGGCTTCGATCGACGGCAAGGCGATCGAGAACTACAGCGAGATGATCGCCGCCATCCGGAACCACCAGCCCGGCGACAAGATCACGCTCGGCATCGTCCAAGGGGGGAACG